The genomic segment GGTTAAACAGCGGTCCTCCCCTGCATTGATAAAGTAATGCATTTGTCGGCCATACTCAATCCTTTTTTTACCAGGCCTCCCATTTTGTCGGTTTGATCACTGCGGAAAAATATCATGGAATTCGAGATAGCGATTGAGTATATTGCAGTTGATACCATTCAACAAGGTCCACCCCTTATCCAATAACAGCAGCCACACAAACAAGGAAGTCAAATCAAAAGGATACCCTATGATTCCACTATTATCGACGGCCCTATCCTGCCTGGAGAAAAGCTTGTGCGGAGTTATAATCGTGCTGACCTTCACGGCGATCGTGCTGGCGGATGAAAATATAAAATCGAGCCGCACGTTTCATGTGATGCCCCATTCGCATATCGATGTGGAGTGGTATTGGAGCTATGCGACCACGCGCTCCTGGACACGGGAGATCATGGACAGCGCCATGAAGCTGTTCAAGGAAAGTCCCGAGTTCCGTTTTACACAGGATCAGGTTTATCTCATTCGGGATTACTGGAACAGCTGTTCCGATGAGGAGAAAGCGCTTTTCAAGACTATGGTGGATCAAGACCGGTTGGCCCTTGTCGGAGGTCTGTTTGTCATGCCCGAGGTGGCAGAGCCTTGCGGCGAGGCCCTGATCCGGCAGATTCTGGTTGGGCAGCAGTGGCTGAACGAAACATTCGGCATGCGCGCACGCTGCGGCTGGTTCATCGACACCTTTGGACAAATCCCCCAAATACCCCAAATACTGAGACGTAGCGGTTATGAATACAACTTTTTTTGGCGGGATATCCCTATGGAGAGGAATTTCGAAGCCATGCCGACCAATTTTTACTGGCGCTCTCCGGATGGCTCCGAGATCCTGACGCATTGGCTGGCCGGAGGTTATGATTTCAGCTCCAAACAGCTTGAGATCAATTTGGCGCATCAGCCGTCCGGCGACCTATTGCTGCCCTTCGGCAGCGATGTCGCCCGGCTGCCGGAAAAGTTCGCCACGATTCAAGAGAAAACCAAAGAACTATTGACGCCCTTCGGCCTGGCTGATGCCGAGATTCATGTGGTTACGGCGACAGAATATATGAAGCTTATAGCGGCCTCTGCCCAGGATCTACCCAGGCTGGATTGGGATTTCAATCCCCCCTATCGTGCCGCTGACCTGCGCGGCACTTACGACAATCGTATTGAATTAAAAAAACGCAGCAGAGCTGCGGAAGCCTGGATGTTCAACGCAGAGGTCGTGGCGACCCTCGCCTCCTTGAAAGGAAGCGCCTATCCCGCTTCAGTCATGAACCAACTATGGGAAAGATTGCTCTTTACTCATTTCCACGACATCATCGGCGGAAGCCACCACGATCCGGTTTATGAGAATGCGATGGCCGAACTGCAGGCTGTGTTGAACAATTCACGAGCGATTGCCTACAATTCTTTTAAAACTGAGAAAACCGGGTACCTCACTGTATTGAACACCCTCTCTTTTCCTCGAACCGAGCTGTGCAAAGTGCCTGTTGCGGAACTCGGCCTGGCTGCGGACTCTTCCTTTGCCCTGCTGGATGAGCAAGGCATTCTTCATCCGCTACGCCTGCTGTCAGAGCAGGATGGTGAAGACGGCC from the bacterium genome contains:
- a CDS encoding alpha-mannosidase, with product MIPLLSTALSCLEKSLCGVIIVLTFTAIVLADENIKSSRTFHVMPHSHIDVEWYWSYATTRSWTREIMDSAMKLFKESPEFRFTQDQVYLIRDYWNSCSDEEKALFKTMVDQDRLALVGGLFVMPEVAEPCGEALIRQILVGQQWLNETFGMRARCGWFIDTFGQIPQIPQILRRSGYEYNFFWRDIPMERNFEAMPTNFYWRSPDGSEILTHWLAGGYDFSSKQLEINLAHQPSGDLLLPFGSDVARLPEKFATIQEKTKELLTPFGLADAEIHVVTATEYMKLIAASAQDLPRLDWDFNPPYRAADLRGTYDNRIELKKRSRAAEAWMFNAEVVATLASLKGSAYPASVMNQLWERLLFTHFHDIIGGSHHDPVYENAMAELQAVLNNSRAIAYNSFKTEKTGYLTVLNTLSFPRTELCKVPVAELGLAADSSFALLDEQGILHPLRLLSEQDGEDGPVWVWLAQDLPPLSAVGYRIVAVPEAKPALLQTDCMENEFFAIKWDPRTGDLISIYDKTLGHELLQGPGNALTAMQEKNPDLEGPLYLTGVEKSTADYTAASLHCTQDALGTTLTVISPFQDCQLQRRVRLYHHLSRIDFATCIEDFSGGDVMIKVSFPLNLRKDKMVRTYETPFAATQRPEGHYAAQTWADCSDGLHGVALLNKGTPGYWLQGADLALVLLRSFSNYTYYQKAGLRKKVPGYESSTQTKLADEHGTHWFFYSLKSHAGGWEKSDLFSSGQSVNVPIVVKPGRKTTKSFLTFSPGFILTALKPAQTGNGVIVRGFETTGRRHTIELKLPARIRKVHKADLLERPVERLHPQNGCIRFECAPHEIVTFRLE